One genomic region from Bacillus sp. SLBN-46 encodes:
- a CDS encoding DinB family protein → MQTLFRYNWQVREEWLSWCEEVPLEELLRVRTGGVGGILHTLFHIIDVEWSWIRVLQGKPDFQESFEEYQSLAQVRKLDALFRAEVEKFVLDWDESMEDLILYDPQPDGSIATDTWGEVMRHIIAHEIHHVGQLSIWAREIGKKPVSANLIGRGFGDSPPAL, encoded by the coding sequence ATGCAAACACTATTCCGATACAATTGGCAGGTCAGAGAAGAGTGGTTATCATGGTGTGAAGAGGTTCCGTTGGAGGAACTGCTTCGGGTCCGAACGGGAGGTGTAGGGGGAATATTACATACACTTTTCCACATTATCGATGTGGAGTGGAGCTGGATTCGTGTATTACAGGGCAAGCCAGATTTTCAGGAGAGCTTTGAGGAGTACCAAAGCCTAGCACAGGTACGTAAACTGGATGCATTATTTCGGGCGGAAGTAGAGAAATTTGTACTTGATTGGGACGAGAGTATGGAGGATCTGATTTTATATGATCCCCAACCGGATGGAAGTATTGCCACCGACACCTGGGGAGAGGTTATGCGTCATATTATAGCCCACGAAATCCACCATGTTGGACAATTATCCATTTGGGCGAGAGAAATTGGGAAAAAACCTGTTTCGGCAAATCTCATTGGAAGAGGATTTGGGGACAGTCCCCCGGCGCTTTAA
- a CDS encoding phosphotransferase, with translation MDIERIIRDLISKSIIPTSDVKCEPLKGGTVSQLYLLSNSTGARFVVKGNEPQILQAEANFLDFYKDENLLPKLLYVEDSYQYIVYEFISGFTNYNGNNKKELLISLVNQLLNHYKRVPNPIGWGWADEPNESWQMFLFQRVKEATNIVNSYLEKEDINLVVKLVNSPNRKSITSSPFLLHGDLGVHNFVWNAEQLTGVIDPAPVYGEPLYDLIYAFCSSPEDLTKEVIESAASHLNNNGKRSTHILYEEVLIGLYLRIASCVKHHPQDLDDYLHAWGYWKKLIT, from the coding sequence ATGGATATTGAAAGAATCATTAGAGATTTAATTAGTAAAAGTATCATTCCCACTAGTGATGTTAAGTGTGAACCCTTGAAGGGCGGGACGGTTAGCCAACTGTACCTGCTTAGTAACAGTACTGGGGCAAGATTTGTGGTTAAAGGAAATGAGCCCCAAATTCTTCAAGCGGAGGCTAACTTTCTAGATTTCTATAAAGACGAGAACCTGTTGCCTAAGCTTTTGTATGTTGAAGATTCCTATCAATACATCGTCTATGAATTCATATCTGGTTTTACCAATTACAATGGAAATAATAAAAAGGAGCTACTTATATCACTCGTAAATCAACTATTGAATCATTATAAGCGGGTTCCTAATCCGATTGGGTGGGGATGGGCAGATGAACCAAACGAATCATGGCAGATGTTTCTTTTTCAGAGAGTAAAGGAAGCCACTAATATAGTAAATTCATATTTAGAAAAAGAGGATATAAATCTTGTAGTTAAATTAGTAAATAGTCCAAACAGAAAAAGTATCACAAGTTCTCCTTTCTTATTGCATGGAGATTTAGGTGTACATAATTTTGTGTGGAATGCGGAACAGCTGACGGGTGTTATTGACCCTGCTCCTGTGTATGGTGAGCCTCTCTATGATTTAATTTATGCCTTCTGTTCCTCACCGGAAGACCTAACTAAAGAGGTTATTGAATCAGCAGCGAGTCATTTAAATAATAATGGGAAGAGATCCACGCATATTTTATATGAAGAGGTTCTTATAGGTTTATATCTCAGAATAGCTTCATGTGTAAAACATCATCCACAAGATCTAGATGACTATTTACATGCGTGGGGCTATTGGAAAAAACTAATCACATAA
- a CDS encoding GNAT family N-acetyltransferase — translation MNIRKAVLSDAKGIAKVHVDSWRTTYANIIAEDYLNQLSYEKREKMWISGIPNGGVYVAENDEGTIVGFSSGGKERSGEYPGFSGELYAIYILQEYQGRGLGKALVKPIIKELQDQQIESMLVCVLEENNSRLFYEALGGKRIDSIKIEMGGEEFNELIYGWEQIGSLHSR, via the coding sequence GTGAATATAAGAAAAGCTGTTTTATCCGATGCAAAGGGAATAGCGAAAGTTCATGTGGATTCATGGCGGACTACCTATGCAAACATTATTGCTGAAGACTATTTAAATCAATTATCCTATGAAAAACGTGAGAAAATGTGGATTAGCGGTATTCCAAACGGCGGTGTCTATGTTGCCGAAAATGATGAAGGAACAATCGTTGGTTTTTCATCTGGAGGAAAAGAAAGATCAGGAGAATACCCTGGTTTTTCGGGTGAATTATATGCGATTTATATTTTACAAGAGTATCAAGGCAGAGGGCTGGGTAAAGCGTTAGTAAAACCAATTATCAAAGAACTCCAAGATCAACAAATTGAATCCATGCTTGTATGTGTGCTCGAAGAAAATAACTCCCGGCTTTTTTATGAGGCTTTAGGGGGAAAAAGGATAGATTCCATCAAGATAGAAATGGGTGGCGAGGAGTTTAATGAACTTATTTATGGCTGGGAACAGATTGGTAGTCTACATTCCAGATGA
- the gpmA gene encoding 2,3-diphosphoglycerate-dependent phosphoglycerate mutase — translation MKQIVLIRHGQSLYNLENRFTGWTDVDLTDNGYSEAREAGAILKKHGFIFDVAHTSVLKRAIRTLWILLHEMDLMWIPVYKSWRLNERHYGALQGMNKDEVIAHYGETQVNEWRRSASIRPPLISPEGHAVDQKDPKFAQLNPENIPLTESLLDTEERTLVYWHSTIVPNLQNNQRVIVSAHGNTLRALVKYLDNIPDDGVVSLNIPNSIPLVYELDDDLHPIRHYYLDQYGEVPEGTIPRHMDLNNPETYDWIG, via the coding sequence TTGAAACAAATCGTTTTAATCAGACATGGGCAAAGTCTTTATAATCTAGAAAACCGCTTTACTGGCTGGACAGACGTTGACCTTACTGATAACGGCTACAGCGAGGCAAGAGAAGCTGGAGCTATTTTAAAGAAACATGGATTTATTTTTGACGTAGCTCATACTTCCGTTTTAAAAAGAGCCATTAGAACGTTATGGATTCTGCTTCATGAGATGGATCTCATGTGGATTCCTGTATATAAATCCTGGAGATTAAACGAAAGACATTATGGTGCATTACAGGGGATGAATAAAGATGAAGTTATCGCGCATTATGGGGAAACACAAGTCAATGAATGGAGACGTTCAGCCAGCATTCGGCCTCCACTCATATCACCAGAGGGTCATGCTGTAGATCAAAAAGATCCTAAATTTGCACAATTGAATCCAGAGAATATTCCCCTCACAGAAAGTCTTCTAGATACTGAAGAACGCACTTTGGTGTATTGGCATAGTACCATTGTTCCAAACTTGCAAAACAATCAACGAGTCATCGTTTCTGCTCATGGGAACACATTAAGGGCACTGGTGAAATATCTAGACAATATTCCCGATGATGGGGTCGTGAGTCTCAATATTCCTAATAGCATTCCCCTTGTCTATGAGTTAGACGACGATTTACACCCAATAAGACACTACTATCTTGACCAATATGGCGAGGTTCCCGAAGGTACAATCCCACGTCATATGGATTTGAATAATCCTGAAACATACGATTGGATTGGCTAA
- a CDS encoding GNAT family N-acetyltransferase, whose protein sequence is MGSELKIAELKWIEEHLDELSELLVKVVDDGASIGFLPPMRKQDAANYWKNVLSPDVILFVAKLNNHIVGSIQLHLSTKQNGSHRAEIAKLMTHPEYRRNGIGRLLMQKAEETAKQMERSLIVLDTREGDPSNRLYSLLGYIQAGRIPNYAKSANGELAATIFYYKNC, encoded by the coding sequence TTGGGTAGTGAATTGAAGATCGCAGAACTAAAGTGGATTGAAGAACATCTTGATGAGCTTTCGGAACTTTTAGTAAAAGTAGTAGATGATGGAGCCTCAATAGGCTTTTTGCCACCAATGAGGAAACAGGATGCAGCGAACTATTGGAAAAACGTTCTTAGCCCAGATGTGATTTTATTTGTGGCTAAATTAAACAATCATATTGTTGGAAGTATACAGTTACACTTATCGACGAAACAGAATGGAAGCCATCGGGCAGAAATTGCGAAATTAATGACACACCCTGAATACCGTCGTAACGGTATCGGTCGTTTACTGATGCAAAAGGCCGAGGAAACTGCAAAACAAATGGAGCGATCATTAATTGTTCTCGATACAAGAGAAGGGGATCCGTCGAATAGACTCTATAGTTTGTTAGGTTATATTCAAGCGGGGCGAATTCCGAACTATGCGAAATCAGCTAATGGTGAATTAGCTGCAACGATATTTTACTATAAAAATTGCTAA